atctcatatctgtatcttgtcctatcgctccagtccctcctcatgatccccctaagcaaaggtacctctggcgttttacctctgctagttggggggacctgaggaggtattttgctgattttccttggaatgactactgcttcagtgttaaagacccgtctttgtgtgctgagcgcataacagaggtaatagtgtttggcatggaggcgtacattcctcactctttttctcgacctaaaccttccaaaccttggtttaacacagcttgttctcgtgctatacatgatagaggtggCCCAAAAAAGGTACTTAGGCCTTCCCTCACCAggatctcatgcactttatatttctgcccggaaccaagctaagtctattctccaactagccaaaactcctaaatttcaccatttctccaggtgctgtcacagagaacttctttgctcttgtcttgataaattgaccacatatgtagcagaatgcatctggagaatgactgcagcctcttgatggcATTTcatctcttgtgatgtgtcttctcaggcagccaaaacaACTAATTGGTGGATTGCAAGTCCCTACTTTTATATATTGTTAAgaagtactctagaatattcttagtctttctagaatatgttccagaatgttctcaatctttctagaatattcttgaacctactttaaaGTATTCTGAAAAAGttttgtagattctagaaaatttttgatacttcttcatatttcttctgtattctagaaagttctagaatattctggaaatattTACAATGAATAGAATGttttaaaatgttctagaaattTCTAAAAGTGTCCGGTAGAGCAATctgaaagatttgagatttctgaaatgtaagcaagctcttctaaatatgagaaatttatTGTAAGATGTGGTccgttcaagaatgatcttactGAAagtaaaaatctttagaacactttatattctttctttgattgttttaacttatttgcaacatttcaaaagcaagtAGATGAGCAATTGAGATTtagcaaaggtctttacctggcatgaaaaccaatagtaacccatactataattaAATatggcaaaaatgtaaattcgctgttctaaccacaaaaaaaaaagttttaggaccaaaataacttttttttctattttgtttagatggaaatagcTGGAAAATTATGGTATGGGGCCAAGGATAAGACAAAAAGTGAAATTTATTACAGAGTGCAATAGAAAGAAAGTGGGTGaaagaacagaaccctgaggaacaccactgttaatagacttagaatAATGATAATCTTTTACCACAGCACCAAAAGAACAGTtaaaaaggaaacatgaggTGAAGTTATAGAGAGGACAGACGTGGTAGTAGGGTAGCTTGGAAATTAAACCTTTGCGCCATTTTctatcttatattttttatatttctaggGAAACAgcaaagtttcaccaaaaatccctaaaagaggatgactaagactaagtaaggaaagccagatcacaaGTAGAGCGACCACAATGGAaatcatactggcgatcagataataGGATTttaagtgatattttttttagaattttcctattgaggattttttttataaactttagagaggcaggaaactAATGCAATAAAAAGGTAATATGATTGGTGTgatatggtgtggtgtggtgtggtgtgacttGACGTGGTATGTgatgtagtgtggtgtggtgtgtggtgttatgTGCTATGGTTAGGTGTGGCGTGCATTAGTGTGGTGTGATGGGATATATGTGCTGTAATGGTGTGGTGTTGCGTGGTGTTATGTGTTGTGGTGTGCTGTGAAAGTGCGGTGTGGTGTAGTGCCGTGTGCATTGTAGAGTGGCATGATGTgtgatgtgttgtggtgtggtatgtTATGATGTAGTGATGTGATCCTgtgtggagtggtgtggtgttgtgtgataTGTGGTGTTGTAcagtgtgatgtgtggtgtggtgtgtggtatggtatggtgtgatgtggtgtggtgtgcggtgtggtgtggtgtgcggtgtggtgtggtatgcgGTGTGGTGTGGAGTGGTTTGTGCGGTATTGTGTGATGTTGTGTGGTGTATAGTCTGGTGTAGCGCGGTGCGTTGTGTGGTATAGTTCGATGTGTGGTATAAtatggtgtggtgttgtgtggtgtggtgttgtgtggtgtggtgtattgtgtggtgttgtgtggtgtggtttggTGGTTGGtatggtgtgatgtggtgtggtgaggtgtgttATGTGATGTCTTTTGATGTGTGTGGGTGGTacggtgtggtgtggcgtggtgtggtgtggtgtggtgtggctaTACCAACATCCCGTGCTTTCACAACTACGTTAACACACGCCCCTCActattctcctccccctctctcttcccctttctacaGTGAACTACAGTTGCATCCTGGTGTTTGTTTGCTCTCTGTTTATTCCTTAAAATAACATTTccctcttctcgttttctacAAGTTGCATCTTGTCCCCTCGCAATTCTagtccctcaaattaccgtccaatttctttaatttcctgcctatctaaagtttttcagtttatcctcaacagaaagattcttaaacatctattatcTCACAACCTCCtgtctgattgccagtatgggtccCGGCAGGGCGTTCTGGTGATGTTCTGGCTTTTCCTACTGAACttttggtcatccttttttagagattttggtagaGCTTTTGCTGTTGCAcaagacatatcaaaagcttttgagagagtctggcacaaagctttgatttccaaactaccttcctacagtttctatccttttctctgtaacttatctcaagtttcctttctgacctcaCGCTCGCAAACACTCGAGAGATACGTTTcaggaaatctcgttttctttcttaatatagaatgctttccatgcattttggcgttttgttacctaactgTGATagacattcaaaatatacttttttttttgttgtgttgtttctttatattcatgtttcttcatattcatattattcatattgtttcttcatattcatgcgtttcagtgttttggtaccagagaagctcaaaaactctcttaACACAAGTTTCTCTTAACGTCTTCTCTTTTGCCTATATAAAGTACTTTCAACGCAtatttggcatttttctacgtaacaatctaaaaaaaaaacactcgaaatacacgtttttaatagaaatatgctgttttttttcatgaaggttGTTTTTATAtaggttttagcgttttagtaagtagctcaaaacactaaaaagaaaagtttttgttaaagttgctttctttttactattttaatTTCTAGTGCGATCATAAAAACTGAAAGGAATATTTCTGGaaatctattttcctttttccaaatataagttattttgtattctttttggCATTTTGGGACCTAACAAAgtaagaacactcaaaatatttcttttgggttatgttattctgcttttctataaaaggtgttttgcattccttttatcgttttggtacataagtggttcagaaacacataaaagacacgttttttgctgatgttttatttttccatacagggtgatatctatgctttttaatgtttatcgtgcctaaaacgctgaaaactcACAAAAGACAAGATTCTGTTAAGTTtcgtataggtggctttgcatggatttCTGTGTGCGGTACCTAACAATgggaaaatcactcaaaatacacgtctttggtaatgaagTTTTCTTTCGCAATACAGAGTGTTTTCAtatacgtttttgtacctaataacactcataatacacgtttctcttaatattattttctttccccatatagagtactttccatgcattttagaattttttgtatataataaactcaaaaaactttgaaaatacacatttttggtaaaattattctgtttctcattaaagggtgttttgcctgcgttttagcattttggtacataagaatctaaaaacactcaaaatatgtttttttgtaatgtttcgtATTCCCACgaagggtgatttccatgtattttagcgttttggtgcataacatgctcatAAGCACTCCAAagaaatgtttctggaaatttttgttttccccatataggttgctttacatacattttggcagTTTGGTACTTAACCATgcaaaaatacactcaaaatacacgttcttggaaagattctgtttctccacatataaTGCTAATGAagtatttttttgctttttggaacctaaaaagcttaaaagaactcataatacatttttttcgtaatgttctttcgttattccataCAATATACTTTGCATAAATGTTCGCGTTTTCCTACAAACCAATATTACTAAATGTCACTCAATTTCACCGTATAGGTtacttcgcatgcattttggggttctgatgtctaacattgtgaaaacacacaaaatactcttccttttttttttttttctaatgttctctttttccacatagagtgttattcatgcgttttagtgttttggaacctaaaaaaaactcaaaaacactcaaaatgtacgtctctcgtaatgttcttttgtttgccGATGTTGTGTACTTTTAATAGATATttgcgattttgtacgtaacaaatttaaaaacattgaaaatacacgttttttattttatttttttttatttattgtgctCCTTATATtgtttttgcatgccttttagcgtttagatatgtaagtagctaaaagaaaaaaaagacgtttttgttattttatttatttatttttttcatatacgattttttttttcatatgcgaTTCagtgttttcgtgcctaacactcatcaaaagacactcaaaagacatgtccCTGGTAATAAAGTTTCAAATCACAATATGCTTAGCATGTATTTTGTCATTCTGgaatctaagaatgtgaaaaacactcaaaatacacgtttttttttttttataatgctgttctcttttccatatataatacttttcatgcgtcttagcgttttgatacgtaaggtggtgcctaaaatgcttaaaacactccaaagacatctggaaatgtcatttcttttccacacatacggtgttttgcatgctttttggcagTTACGAACGtaacaagggaaaaaatacttaaaatacactttttttggtgatgttctgtttctccatatataatgctAGCTAGTCAAAGAAACATTGAAAAGCATGGAGAggaccctatatgggaaaacccaATATGGAGAATCAGTACAACTGAAtgtgtatttcactttggtagataccaaaacgccaaagtgaatgcaaaacttcctatatagggaaaagaaacaaggtttccagaaacctgtctttttagtatttatgaccgttatgtactaaaacgctaaaaagcatggaaagaatgccatatgggggaaaaataaccattatcaaaagcttttcttttcagtgtttttgagctacctacgtaccaaaaagatgaaatgcatgcaaatcacactttatgggaaaacatcataactttaccaaaaacgcgtagattgagtgtttttcagcttcttatatagacaaatgccaaaatacatgcaaaattcCCTATATTAGGTAACGAAATAACATTATGTGAAATGTTTATTATCGGTGCTTTTGAGCTTCCAATGTACCATGAATTTCACACGCTGCAAGACatgtataatatattttttatccctcttttttatCGTATTGTTCTGATATACCTGTTTTCTTTTGGTCTCCTATGAAAATTAATTTTCTAAGTACgacattatatatggagaaacagaacaacattagcaaatacgtgtattttcagtgttttacatcgTTGGGTACCTAAGCgcacgctaaaaagcatgaaactctccctatatggaaaaaaaaaaatatatatatatatatatatccaaaaaacgtctcttcggtgtttttttttttttgagctactgACATACCAAatcgaaaaaaacaaaaaaaacatggaaaacacccttcatgaagaaacagaataacattaagaagTGAAGTATTTTTTTGAGGtcattacgtagaaaaacgaagaaatgcatgtaaagttcctatattaagaaattaagagacattacgaaaaacgtgtattatgagttttttttttttttatcttattaagtaccaaagcgctaaaaggcatgaataattctctgtatggagaaacataacattactaaGAACGtgtatcttaattttctttcgaaTTGTTAGTTTCgtaaagctaaaatgcatggaaagcacactgtattgggaagagaaacaagattctttttagtattttttatatGCGTTATATGCATTATATGTTAAAAGGAGTGGAAAGCACCAAAtataggtaataaaaaaaaaaactaccaaaattgttccttttcagtctttttgagctacttacgtatgaAAACGCAGAAAGGCATTCAAAACAACCTTaattgaagaaacagaaaaacattaccaaaacaagtattttgagtgtttttgggctcgTTACGTATaagaacaacaaaatatatgcaaagtcccctatatggggaaacaaagaaacattacgagaaacgtttatgatgagtgtttttttgagcctttaaggtaacaaaactcgaaaagaaatcaataacactatatggagaaaaaaataaataaaaaaatggattttgagtgtatttctcattgttaggtaacgccaaaatgcatggaaagcactctatattggtaaagaAAAGACATTTAAAAACACGTGCTtcttgagtatttatgagcgcgttaggcaccaaaacgctagaacacaTATTGCACTCTatgtacaaataaataaataaattaattaattaattaatagataaataaataaacattaaaataaaataaaaaaataaataaaaaaactttttttttaagctacttacgtaccaagactgtaaaacgcatggaaaataccatttatcaaaataacacaaaaacttTGCCAGTAACAAGTATCttgagtgttcttgagtttcttacgtacaaaacaaactcaaaatgcatagaaagtaccccttattaggaaacgaaaatacattatAAGGAACAAATATTacaagtatttttgaggttcAGAGATACTAAATCTcgaaaacgaatgaatagcccTCTACatggaaaagagaacaacattaccaaaaacctgtattttgagtgttttttttttcacattgttaggtagcgAAAAGCAAAATTGcgtgcaaagcaccctatattgtataaggagaagagataaaaaaaaatctcttatgagtgtttataatcGTGTTCAgcaagaaaacgctaaaaagactggaaaacacattacatgggaaaaacaaaacaacattacgaaaaacgtcttttacgtaccaaaacgcatgcaaaataccctttataagaaaaattgaaaattaacattattaaGAATGTATATTTTAGCGcacaaaaacggaaaaatgcatgaaaaatactcaatactggaaaagaaaaggacattacaagagatgtatattatgagtgtctaagtttattaagtaccaaaacactaatacTCATGAttagcactctaaatggaaaaagagcaacattcccaaaaacatgtatttttttttcacattattacatacttaaatgccaaaatgtatgggaagtattttatgaatttttgagcttgttacgtagaaaaaggaaaggatgcaTGTAAACTATCCTATATAAGGCAACGAAAAGACATCTTAAAAACGTATAAgtatttttgggcttcttaggtatcaaaacgataTAGCATATATCTCCATCATATTCTCCATATAGAtattctctatatggagaaagaataacattaccaaacacgtgtattttgagtgttttttttttttttacatttttaggtaacaaaacgataaaatgcatgcaatgtctcttataaagggaaacaaaacgacattattagaaccgtgtcttttgaatgaTTTCGTTCGTGTTTGACACTAGAACGCAAAATAGAATGGCATTCACCCTGTATGTGAATtgaaaacattacgaaaagcgtctttttagtgtttttgaacttcatacaaaaaagctgaaacgcttacaaaacacactttatggataaacaggataacattaccaataacacctattttcgagtgtttttgagctgcttaagtagaaaaaaacgtcaaaatgcatctgtagtaccctatattgggaaacgaaatgacttgatgagaaacgtgtattatgactgatttttgaccttttttttggtaccaaacgcaaaaatgcatttATACCACTCTGTACGAAGAAACAAgtacatgtaatttgagtgttttgtacaTTGATAGGTACACACTCACATTGTTAGCCCATTTCATGGGGAAACTAAacgacatacaaaaaaaaatatgttatgtatggaaagtaccctatatacgAATATTAccaaacattacgaaaaacgtgtgctttgactgtttttcaccttcttacatacgaaaacgctaaaacgcatgtagaAACATGcgtttatgtagaaacagaataacattaccaaaaacaagtattttgagtgttttgagcttattacgcataaaaacgcaaaaaaaacaaaaacatgcaaagcactctatatggggaaatgggaaaagtaattacgagaaacgtgtatcatgagtgtttttaagcttcttctttatcaaaactaaaacgcatgaatagcactctatatggtgaaagagaaaaacataaatggtactctatactgagaaacagaacaacattatgaaaaaaaaacgtgtatattgaatgATTTTCACATCAGTAAGTACCAAAAACGCCGAAATTCATACAAAgccccctatatggggaaacgagcgaaattgccagaaaagtgttttgtgagtgttgacagtgttaggcaaaaaaatgatgaaaaacttagaaatcaccttatatgggaatacaaaaaaaaaaaaaaaacattacgaaaaaaattgtcttttaagtgtttttgatcttaatatcaaaacgctaaaacacatgcaaaacaccctttataggaaaaaaaaaaaaaaacagaataacattttccCAAAAAGATATTtggagagtttttgagcttgttacgtacacaaacgagaaaatgcatgcaaagt
The sequence above is drawn from the Scylla paramamosain isolate STU-SP2022 chromosome 44, ASM3559412v1, whole genome shotgun sequence genome and encodes:
- the LOC135093960 gene encoding histidine-rich glycoprotein-like — protein: MVKENVIIKENHTTPHHTTPHHTVPPTHIKRHHITHLTTPHHTIPTTKPHHTTPHNTPHHTTPHHTTPHHIIPHIELYHTTHRATPDYTPHNITQYRTNHSTPHRIPHHTAHHTTPHTTPHHTIPYHTPHHTSHCTTPHITQHHTTPHRITSLHHNIPHHNTSHIMPLYNAHGTTPHRTFTAHHNT